The Nocardia terpenica genome has a segment encoding these proteins:
- a CDS encoding TetR/AcrR family transcriptional regulator produces the protein MAKPRIGVRERLLDTAEDVLLGEGAGHLTLERVAAAAGVSKGGLLHYFPNKLALVRAMIDRLVEQMAIPVDAEPGAAARAFLIGSVEHPHDRRPERVAAALLAAATLDPTLLQPLREWYETFQRRLEDDGIDPVRATVVRLAADGWFLSRLFGLAPLSEPLAGQVRDHLIEMTRRAPRSG, from the coding sequence GTGGCGAAGCCGCGGATCGGTGTGCGCGAGCGGCTGTTGGATACCGCCGAGGACGTGTTGCTGGGGGAGGGGGCCGGGCATCTGACCCTGGAGCGGGTGGCCGCGGCGGCGGGGGTGAGCAAAGGCGGTCTGCTGCACTACTTTCCGAACAAGCTCGCCCTGGTGCGCGCCATGATCGACCGGCTGGTCGAGCAGATGGCGATCCCGGTGGACGCCGAACCCGGCGCGGCCGCCCGGGCATTCCTGATCGGTAGCGTCGAGCACCCACACGACCGCCGCCCCGAGCGCGTCGCCGCCGCCCTGCTCGCCGCCGCCACCCTCGACCCCACCCTGCTGCAGCCGCTGCGTGAGTGGTACGAAACGTTCCAGCGCAGGCTGGAAGACGACGGCATCGATCCGGTCCGGGCGACCGTGGTCCGGCTCGCCGCCGACGGCTGGTTTCTGTCCCGCCTGTTCGGGCTCGCCCCGCTGTCGGAACCACTGGCCGGGCAGGTGCGCGACCATTTGATCGAAATGACCAGGCGGGCACCGCGTTCCGGCTAG
- a CDS encoding oxygenase MpaB family protein, whose translation MDPARDYEQINRRLLTVEFTTELVLGSEFAQIATFAVPSIGELLDRTGEFVSDGVRRNDDTGLLLGEVTVHGFGSARGKRALGRINRVHAPYDISGDDFRYVLATFVVYGVRTVAMHGRRPLTTIERDGLFHHYRQLGRHMAIKDIPESYGEMAAFLDAYEAERFGFTAGAHRVAMANRDRMAAQYFPRLPRSAALDLTDALVPEHLRRTLRLPRPSPAARALVATGLKVRQVAGRYLPRNGTPVDLLAASAERSYPDGYTIDQLGPRCPVER comes from the coding sequence ATGGATCCCGCTCGCGACTACGAACAGATCAACCGTCGTCTGCTGACGGTCGAGTTCACGACCGAGCTCGTGTTGGGGAGCGAGTTCGCGCAGATTGCGACCTTTGCGGTGCCGAGCATCGGCGAATTACTGGACCGGACAGGCGAATTCGTCTCCGATGGAGTTCGGCGCAATGACGATACCGGGCTGCTGCTCGGGGAGGTGACCGTGCACGGGTTCGGTTCCGCGCGGGGGAAGCGGGCCCTCGGCCGGATCAACCGGGTGCACGCGCCGTACGACATCTCCGGCGACGATTTCCGTTATGTGCTGGCCACTTTCGTGGTCTACGGGGTGCGCACGGTCGCCATGCACGGTCGGCGGCCACTGACCACGATCGAGCGCGACGGCCTGTTCCACCACTATCGGCAGCTCGGCAGGCACATGGCCATCAAGGACATTCCCGAATCCTATGGGGAGATGGCCGCATTCCTGGACGCCTACGAGGCCGAGCGCTTCGGCTTCACCGCGGGCGCGCACCGGGTGGCCATGGCCAATCGGGATCGTATGGCCGCACAATACTTTCCGAGGCTGCCGCGGTCGGCGGCGCTGGACCTCACCGACGCCCTGGTTCCCGAGCACCTGCGGCGAACGCTGCGGTTGCCACGCCCGAGCCCGGCCGCGCGTGCGCTGGTGGCCACCGGACTGAAGGTGCGCCAGGTGGCGGGCCGCTATCTGCCGAGAAACGGCACGCCGGTCGACCTGCTCGCCGCCTCGGCCGAGCGCAGCTATCCCGATGGGTACACGATCGATCAACTCGGCCCGCGCTGCCCGGTCGAGCGCTAG
- a CDS encoding LysR family transcriptional regulator — protein MSGSFDLNLVRTFVVLYETRSVTAAADVLGVTQPTVSYGLGKLRRRLHDELFVRGPGGLAPTSEAERMYPTLRAAVEHVDVIFGAATEFDPSQPASFALGLSDLGEVNVLPRVLAELRARAPAITLHVHAFDIGAATDQLTRGQVDAIVASPELDSPRLSRTPLFTEGYAALVAADHPRLQGNSATEAELHRERHVVVDGVTGHPGPRRALHEHGLDARITVRVTRFATLPYVVQNSDLVAIVPELVAAALARTHPVRVITLPWPIEPVEVCAYTRRTPGRGAAQRWFLGVIRAAVRDIRA, from the coding sequence ATGTCCGGGAGTTTCGATCTCAACCTGGTCCGGACATTCGTGGTGCTCTACGAGACCAGAAGCGTCACCGCCGCCGCCGATGTCCTCGGCGTCACCCAGCCCACCGTCAGCTACGGCCTGGGCAAGCTTCGCCGACGACTGCACGACGAGCTCTTCGTGCGCGGCCCCGGCGGACTGGCGCCGACCTCCGAAGCGGAGCGAATGTATCCGACGCTGCGCGCCGCCGTGGAGCACGTCGACGTGATATTCGGGGCCGCAACCGAATTCGATCCCTCGCAGCCCGCGAGCTTCGCACTCGGCCTCTCCGATCTCGGCGAGGTCAACGTCCTGCCCCGCGTGCTGGCGGAGCTGCGCGCCCGCGCACCCGCGATCACCCTGCACGTGCACGCGTTCGATATCGGCGCCGCGACCGACCAATTGACCCGCGGCCAGGTGGACGCGATCGTCGCCAGCCCCGAACTGGACTCCCCCCGGCTGAGCCGGACGCCGCTGTTCACCGAGGGGTATGCGGCGCTGGTGGCGGCCGATCATCCACGGCTACAGGGCAACTCGGCCACCGAGGCCGAACTCCACCGCGAACGGCACGTGGTCGTCGACGGCGTCACCGGCCACCCCGGGCCGCGCCGCGCCCTGCACGAGCACGGGCTCGACGCACGGATCACCGTGCGGGTCACCCGATTTGCGACCCTGCCCTACGTGGTACAGAACAGCGACCTGGTCGCCATCGTCCCCGAACTGGTCGCCGCCGCCCTCGCCCGCACCCACCCCGTGCGGGTCATCACCCTACCCTGGCCGATCGAACCGGTCGAGGTGTGCGCCTACACCCGCCGCACCCCCGGCCGCGGCGCCGCCCAGCGCTGGTTCCTCGGCGTCATCCGCGCGGCCGTGCGGGATATCCGCGCGTAG
- a CDS encoding 4-hydroxybenzoate 3-monooxygenase, whose protein sequence is MTGTRTQVAIVGAGPAGLMLSHLLSRSGIDSVVVDIRTREEIATTSRAGILEAGSVRLLVDSGVSDRVVAEGDRHDGVVLRFDGENHRIDFRDLVGESVWLYPQTEVFIDLAARRTADGGDVRYGVADTAVDITGDRPVVTFADADGRAVRVEADLLVGADGSRSICRRALPDGVRTEWFREYPFAWFGFLTDAPQSHPELIYARSEHGFALVSQRTPTMQRMYFQCSPTERVQAWDDDRIWAEMRKRVNGNGFELREGPIGARTVLPFRSFVTAPMRHGRLLLAGDAAHTVPPTGAKGLNLALADVRVLHEVITEFFARGREDVLDTYGDRALDRVWKAQHFSYWMTTMLHSAEGVSAFDRERQRAELSLVTGSRHGAAYLAEAYTGWA, encoded by the coding sequence ATGACAGGGACCCGCACGCAGGTCGCCATCGTCGGCGCGGGACCGGCCGGGCTGATGCTCTCGCACCTGCTGTCTCGCTCCGGAATCGACTCGGTCGTGGTGGATATTCGTACGCGCGAGGAGATCGCCACGACGAGCCGGGCGGGCATTCTCGAGGCCGGTTCGGTGCGGCTGCTGGTGGACTCGGGGGTGTCGGATCGTGTTGTCGCCGAGGGGGATCGGCACGACGGCGTGGTGTTGCGATTCGACGGAGAGAACCATCGGATCGACTTCCGGGACCTCGTCGGGGAGTCGGTGTGGCTGTATCCGCAGACCGAGGTGTTCATCGATCTGGCCGCGCGGCGCACGGCCGACGGCGGCGATGTGCGCTACGGCGTCGCCGATACCGCGGTCGATATCACCGGGGACCGTCCGGTCGTGACGTTCGCCGATGCCGATGGCCGTGCGGTGCGGGTGGAGGCGGATCTGCTCGTCGGGGCGGACGGTTCTCGATCGATCTGCCGCCGGGCGTTGCCGGACGGTGTTCGTACCGAATGGTTCCGCGAGTATCCGTTCGCGTGGTTCGGGTTCCTCACCGACGCGCCCCAGTCGCATCCGGAACTGATCTATGCGCGCTCCGAGCACGGGTTCGCTCTGGTCAGCCAGCGCACACCGACGATGCAGCGCATGTATTTCCAGTGTTCGCCCACCGAGCGCGTGCAGGCGTGGGACGACGACCGGATCTGGGCGGAAATGCGAAAGCGCGTCAACGGCAACGGTTTCGAGCTGCGGGAGGGGCCGATCGGCGCCAGGACGGTGCTGCCGTTTCGGTCGTTCGTGACCGCGCCGATGCGGCACGGCAGGCTGCTGCTGGCCGGGGACGCGGCCCACACCGTCCCGCCGACCGGCGCGAAGGGCCTGAATCTGGCGCTCGCCGATGTGCGCGTCCTGCACGAGGTGATCACGGAGTTCTTCGCCCGCGGTCGCGAGGACGTGCTCGACACCTACGGCGACCGTGCCCTCGACCGGGTGTGGAAGGCACAGCACTTCTCCTACTGGATGACGACGATGCTGCATTCCGCCGAGGGCGTGTCCGCGTTCGATCGGGAGCGGCAGCGGGCGGAGTTGTCGCTGGTCACCGGTTCGCGGCACGGCGCGGCCTATCTGGCCGAGGCGTACACGGGTTGGGCATAG
- a CDS encoding CoA transferase subunit A has protein sequence MAEIVSLAEAVAELVHDGDTAALEGFTHLIPVAAGQEIIRQRRRDLTLVRMTPDIVYDQLIGAGCARKLIFSWGGNPGVGSLHRFRDAVQNSWPVPLEIEEHSHAGMANRYVAGASGLPFAVLRGYVGTDLATVTDTIKPIVCPFTGERLTAVPALNPDVTVIHAQRADRDGNVQLWGLLGVQKEAVLAARRSLVTVEEIVDTLTPVPGAIVLPAWAVTAVAEVPGGAHPSYAQDYSERDNAYYADWDAIGRDRDTFVRWLHEHVFADTGSNA, from the coding sequence GTGGCCGAGATCGTATCCCTGGCGGAGGCGGTCGCCGAACTTGTCCACGACGGCGACACCGCCGCCCTCGAGGGGTTCACCCATCTGATTCCGGTGGCCGCCGGGCAGGAGATCATCCGTCAGCGCCGCCGCGATCTGACCCTGGTGCGAATGACCCCGGATATCGTGTACGACCAGCTGATCGGCGCGGGATGCGCCCGCAAACTGATCTTCTCCTGGGGCGGCAATCCCGGTGTCGGGTCGCTGCACCGGTTCCGGGACGCCGTGCAGAATTCGTGGCCGGTCCCGCTGGAGATCGAGGAACACAGCCACGCGGGCATGGCGAATCGCTATGTCGCCGGGGCGTCGGGGCTGCCGTTCGCGGTGCTGCGCGGCTATGTGGGCACCGACCTGGCGACGGTGACCGACACGATCAAACCGATCGTGTGCCCGTTCACCGGTGAACGGCTCACGGCGGTCCCGGCGCTGAACCCGGACGTCACCGTCATCCACGCGCAGCGCGCCGATCGGGACGGGAATGTGCAGCTGTGGGGGCTGCTCGGGGTGCAGAAGGAGGCCGTGCTGGCCGCCCGCCGCAGCCTGGTCACCGTGGAGGAAATCGTCGATACGCTCACCCCGGTGCCCGGCGCGATCGTGTTGCCCGCCTGGGCCGTAACCGCCGTCGCCGAGGTTCCGGGCGGGGCTCACCCGTCCTACGCGCAGGACTACAGCGAGCGCGACAACGCCTATTACGCCGACTGGGACGCCATCGGCCGCGACCGGGACACCTTCGTCCGCTGGTTGCACGAGCACGTGTTCGCCGACACCGGGAGCAACGCATGA
- a CDS encoding CoA-transferase subunit beta — protein MTATETSSAATGLPYTADEMMTVAAARALRGDKRCFVGIGLPSAAANLARTTHAPELVLVYESGTLGSKPNRLPASIGDGILAETADAVISVPEVFNYWLQPGRIDIGFLGAAQLDRYGNINTTVIGGDYAHPKVRLPGAGGAPEIAASCGEVFVVVRQSRRSFVERVDFVTSFGHGRGHGERAALGLRGAGPTMVITDLGVMRPDASGELTLVAVHPGVTAAQVREATGWDLKAATDIEVTEPPTDAELSALRALQGAS, from the coding sequence ATGACCGCCACCGAAACCTCCTCCGCCGCAACCGGTCTGCCGTACACCGCCGACGAGATGATGACCGTCGCCGCCGCGCGGGCCCTGCGCGGGGACAAGCGGTGTTTCGTGGGCATCGGATTGCCGTCCGCGGCAGCGAATCTCGCGCGCACCACGCACGCACCCGAGCTCGTGCTCGTCTACGAGTCGGGGACACTGGGTTCCAAGCCGAACCGGCTGCCCGCGTCGATCGGCGACGGCATCCTCGCCGAGACGGCCGATGCGGTGATCAGCGTGCCGGAGGTGTTCAACTACTGGTTGCAGCCGGGCCGCATCGATATCGGTTTCCTGGGCGCCGCGCAGCTCGACCGGTACGGCAATATCAACACCACCGTCATCGGCGGCGACTACGCCCATCCGAAGGTCCGGCTGCCCGGCGCGGGCGGGGCGCCGGAGATCGCCGCGTCCTGCGGCGAGGTGTTCGTGGTGGTTCGCCAGTCCCGGCGCTCGTTCGTCGAACGGGTCGACTTCGTGACCTCGTTCGGGCACGGGCGCGGGCACGGTGAACGGGCCGCGCTCGGGCTGCGGGGTGCGGGCCCGACCATGGTGATCACCGATCTCGGCGTCATGCGGCCCGATGCGAGCGGCGAATTGACCCTCGTCGCAGTGCATCCCGGTGTCACCGCGGCGCAGGTGCGCGAGGCCACCGGCTGGGATCTGAAGGCCGCCACCGATATCGAGGTCACCGAGCCACCGACGGATGCCGAACTGTCGGCGCTGCGCGCCTTACAGGGGGCGTCATGA
- a CDS encoding thiolase family protein: protein MTGAFLYDGVRTPFGRYGGGLGGVRPDDLAAHVLRALADRNDLDPAAVDEVVFGAANQSGEDNRNVARMAVLLAGWPTSVPGTTVNRLCGSSMDAAGQASRMIETGDAALVVVGGVESMSRAPWVLAKPAKGFPAGSETLHSTTLGWRLVNPAMPARWTVSLGESTEILADRYGIGRAAQDEFAARSHQLTGKAWDSGFYDDHVVAVPGTDLARDESLRPDTTVATLARLTPSFRAEGTVTAGNASPLNDGAAALLLGDESLADRLGRRPLARIAGRGAAGVDPDVFGIGPVRAARIALRRAGIGWGDLGVVELNEAFAAQSLACLAEWSDLDPGIVNVNGGAIAIGHPLGASGARIINQLAREMRHRGSRWGLAALCIGVGQGLAVVLEAAS from the coding sequence ATGACGGGCGCTTTTCTCTACGACGGCGTGCGAACTCCGTTCGGCCGCTACGGTGGTGGCCTCGGCGGGGTGCGACCCGACGATCTCGCCGCCCACGTGCTGCGGGCACTCGCCGACCGGAACGATCTGGACCCCGCCGCCGTCGACGAGGTCGTGTTCGGCGCGGCCAATCAATCCGGCGAGGACAATCGCAATGTCGCGCGCATGGCGGTGCTGCTGGCGGGCTGGCCGACGTCGGTGCCCGGCACCACCGTCAACCGGCTGTGCGGATCGAGCATGGATGCGGCCGGACAGGCCTCCCGCATGATCGAAACCGGCGACGCCGCACTGGTTGTCGTCGGCGGAGTGGAATCGATGAGCCGGGCGCCCTGGGTACTGGCCAAGCCCGCCAAGGGTTTTCCCGCGGGCAGCGAAACCCTGCATTCGACGACGCTCGGGTGGCGTCTGGTGAATCCGGCCATGCCCGCGCGATGGACGGTGTCGCTGGGGGAGAGCACCGAAATCCTCGCCGACCGTTACGGTATCGGCCGGGCGGCGCAGGACGAGTTCGCGGCGCGCAGCCACCAACTGACCGGGAAGGCTTGGGACAGCGGCTTCTACGACGATCACGTCGTCGCCGTCCCCGGCACCGACCTGGCCCGCGACGAATCGCTGCGCCCGGACACCACCGTCGCGACGCTGGCGCGGCTGACCCCGTCGTTCCGGGCGGAGGGCACCGTCACCGCCGGAAATGCCTCGCCGCTCAACGACGGTGCCGCCGCGCTGCTGCTCGGTGACGAGTCCCTGGCCGACCGGCTCGGGCGCAGGCCGCTGGCCCGTATCGCGGGGCGGGGCGCGGCGGGTGTGGATCCCGACGTGTTCGGCATCGGGCCGGTGCGGGCGGCGCGAATCGCGCTGCGGCGCGCGGGAATCGGCTGGGGCGATCTGGGCGTGGTGGAACTCAACGAGGCGTTCGCCGCGCAATCGCTTGCGTGCCTGGCCGAGTGGTCCGACCTGGATCCGGGGATCGTCAATGTCAATGGCGGCGCGATCGCCATCGGTCACCCGCTGGGCGCTTCCGGCGCCCGCATCATCAATCAGCTTGCTCGCGAGATGCGGCATCGGGGCAGCCGCTGGGGGCTCGCGGCGCTCTGCATCGGCGTCGGCCAGGGTCTGGCCGTCGTTCTGGAGGCAGCGTCATGA
- the pcaH gene encoding protocatechuate 3,4-dioxygenase subunit beta, whose product MPDYVRDSEHTHPPLDSPDYRSTVLRHPTRPLTLLPQRLTELTGPVLGEDRIGVGDNDLTAQHRGEPLGQRIIVHGRLLDGDGKPVPHSLIEIWQANAGGRYRHDRDTWDCPLDPNFDGVGRTLTDGAGRYEFTTVKPGAYPWGNHHNAWRPAHIHFSLFGRAFTQRLVTQMYFPDDPLFFQDPIFNAVPEPGRRLLISRFDYVRTEPARALAFEFDIVLRGRQATPFENEEDDHDD is encoded by the coding sequence ATGCCAGACTATGTCCGCGATTCCGAGCACACCCATCCGCCGCTCGACTCACCCGACTATCGGTCCACCGTCCTGCGGCATCCGACACGACCGCTGACGTTGCTGCCGCAGCGGCTGACCGAGCTGACCGGCCCGGTGCTCGGCGAGGATCGAATCGGCGTGGGGGACAACGACCTGACGGCCCAGCATCGCGGCGAACCGCTCGGGCAGCGCATTATCGTGCACGGTCGGCTGCTCGACGGGGACGGCAAGCCGGTGCCGCACTCGTTGATCGAGATCTGGCAGGCCAATGCCGGGGGCCGCTATCGGCACGACCGCGACACCTGGGATTGCCCGCTGGATCCCAACTTCGACGGCGTCGGCCGCACCCTCACCGACGGCGCGGGGCGCTACGAGTTCACCACCGTCAAACCGGGCGCGTATCCGTGGGGCAATCACCACAATGCCTGGCGGCCCGCGCATATCCATTTCTCGCTGTTCGGGCGCGCCTTCACCCAGCGGCTCGTGACCCAGATGTACTTTCCGGACGATCCGCTGTTCTTCCAGGACCCCATCTTCAACGCGGTCCCCGAACCCGGTCGCAGGCTGCTGATCAGCCGCTTCGACTACGTCCGCACCGAGCCGGCGCGGGCGCTGGCGTTCGAGTTCGACATCGTGCTGCGCGGGCGGCAGGCCACTCCGTTCGAGAACGAGGAGGACGATCATGACGACTAG
- the pcaG gene encoding protocatechuate 3,4-dioxygenase subunit alpha: MTTRLATTPSQTVGPFLHIGLAWDDGPYAVGPEMPGAVWIRGRVFDGAERAVDDAMVEIWQADENGHLAHPDDGRGVRDGFRGFARSDTRGGGFAVRTVVPGSVDGRQAPHIDVSVFARGLLHRVVTRIYFPEHADRHRTDPVLATVPPQRRSTLVAGYGSDGYVFDVHLQGDSETVFFDV, translated from the coding sequence ATGACGACTAGGCTGGCGACCACTCCGTCGCAGACCGTCGGGCCCTTCCTGCATATCGGCCTCGCCTGGGACGACGGACCCTACGCGGTGGGGCCGGAAATGCCTGGGGCGGTGTGGATTCGGGGCCGGGTGTTCGACGGCGCCGAGCGGGCGGTCGACGATGCGATGGTCGAGATCTGGCAGGCCGACGAGAACGGCCACCTCGCCCATCCCGACGACGGTCGCGGGGTCCGCGACGGCTTCCGCGGATTCGCGCGCAGTGATACCCGCGGCGGCGGATTCGCCGTCCGGACGGTCGTTCCCGGCAGCGTGGACGGTCGGCAGGCGCCGCATATCGACGTGTCGGTCTTCGCTCGCGGCCTGCTGCACCGGGTCGTCACGCGCATCTATTTCCCCGAGCACGCCGACCGGCATCGGACCGACCCGGTCCTGGCGACGGTGCCGCCGCAGCGGCGCAGCACGCTGGTGGCCGGATACGGCAGCGACGGTTACGTTTTCGACGTGCACCTACAGGGCGACTCGGAGACCGTGTTCTTCGATGTCTGA
- the pcaB gene encoding 3-carboxy-cis,cis-muconate cycloisomerase, whose amino-acid sequence MSDGLFDGVLAAGPVAERVSGAAWLQAMLDFEGALALASADAGVIPAPAAAAIVRCCRADDYDVTAIGARAVDIGNPAGPLVRALTARVEPEAAAYVHLGATSQDVSDTAAMLVTARAFDVLDGELRSCAAILAGLADEYADTVMAGRSLLQQAPPVTFGLTAAGWLGGIAAARTRLDRIRRDRLAVQFGGAVGTLAALGDSGIPVLGGIARRLGLAEPVLPWHTERSRIAEVAGVLGQTCGAVAKIARDLTLLAQTEVAEVYEQGSAGTGGSSTMPHKRNPVAAVLAAGAAGQAPGLVAALLGASAHEYQRAAGAWHAEWRPLSELLRTTGSAVCWLRTSLERLRVDPDRMRANLDLTGGLLLAENVAIGLVSASRAAVSRQEASDIVADCCRRALADGGDLIDLLAGDAVIGKYLGRTRLAELLDPAHYLGSAGAFLRRALEEWEDRS is encoded by the coding sequence ATGTCTGACGGGCTGTTCGACGGGGTGCTCGCGGCCGGACCGGTCGCCGAGCGGGTGAGCGGCGCGGCATGGTTGCAGGCGATGCTCGATTTCGAGGGAGCGCTGGCGCTGGCCTCGGCGGATGCGGGCGTGATTCCGGCCCCGGCCGCGGCGGCGATCGTCCGATGTTGCCGCGCCGATGATTACGATGTCACCGCAATCGGGGCGCGGGCGGTGGATATCGGCAACCCCGCCGGTCCGCTGGTGCGCGCACTGACCGCGCGCGTCGAGCCGGAGGCGGCCGCCTACGTGCATCTGGGCGCCACCAGCCAGGATGTGAGCGATACGGCCGCGATGCTCGTGACGGCTCGGGCTTTCGACGTGCTGGACGGTGAATTGCGGTCCTGTGCAGCGATACTAGCGGGGCTCGCCGACGAGTATGCCGACACCGTCATGGCGGGGCGGAGTCTGTTGCAGCAGGCTCCGCCGGTGACATTCGGGCTGACTGCGGCCGGGTGGCTCGGTGGCATTGCCGCGGCACGGACTCGGCTCGATCGGATCCGCCGCGACCGACTGGCGGTGCAGTTCGGTGGGGCGGTCGGGACCCTGGCGGCATTGGGGGACAGCGGAATTCCGGTGCTGGGTGGCATCGCCCGGCGGCTCGGACTGGCCGAACCGGTGCTGCCGTGGCACACCGAACGCAGCCGGATCGCCGAGGTGGCAGGCGTTTTGGGGCAGACCTGCGGGGCCGTCGCGAAGATCGCGCGCGACCTCACCCTGCTCGCGCAGACCGAGGTCGCGGAGGTGTACGAACAGGGATCGGCCGGGACAGGTGGTTCCTCGACCATGCCGCACAAGCGCAATCCGGTGGCCGCCGTGCTCGCCGCGGGTGCGGCGGGGCAGGCGCCGGGGCTGGTCGCCGCGCTGCTCGGTGCGTCGGCGCACGAGTATCAGCGGGCGGCGGGCGCCTGGCATGCGGAGTGGCGGCCGCTGTCGGAGTTGTTGCGCACCACCGGATCCGCGGTGTGTTGGCTGCGCACCAGCCTGGAGCGATTGCGGGTCGACCCGGACCGGATGCGCGCCAATCTGGATCTGACCGGGGGGTTGCTGCTCGCGGAGAACGTTGCGATCGGGCTGGTTTCGGCCTCGCGGGCGGCGGTGAGTCGGCAGGAAGCGAGCGATATTGTCGCGGACTGCTGTCGGCGGGCGCTGGCCGACGGGGGAGATCTCATCGATCTGCTAGCGGGCGATGCGGTGATTGGAAAGTACTTGGGGCGCACACGGTTAGCGGAACTGCTCGATCCGGCGCACTATCTGGGGTCGGCCGGTGCATTCCTCCGGCGGGCGCTCGAGGAATGGGAGGACAGGTCGTGA
- the pcaD gene encoding 3-oxoadipate enol-lactonase — protein MPVAVHHVVAGPEGGRPVVLSGSLGSDLRMWAPQVTALVEAGYRVIRYDHRGHGRSPVPVGPYSLADLGGDVIALLDRLGVARAHVVGLSLGGMVGMWLAEHAPDRVDGLTLCCTSAELGPPSGWAARARIVRAEGTQAIAAAAVQRWFTPQWRAADPERTRAYQRMIAATPAEGYASCCAAIETMDIAAGLSRITAPTLVIAGADDPAIPPSHGADIAAEIPGSRLEIISPGAHLASAEQPDLVNELILQHLKDNS, from the coding sequence ATGCCCGTTGCCGTCCACCATGTCGTCGCCGGGCCGGAAGGGGGACGGCCGGTCGTGTTGAGCGGGTCGCTGGGCAGTGACCTGCGCATGTGGGCACCGCAGGTCACCGCGCTCGTCGAGGCGGGCTATCGCGTCATTCGCTACGACCATCGCGGTCACGGCCGATCGCCGGTCCCGGTCGGCCCGTACTCGCTGGCCGATCTCGGCGGGGACGTCATTGCCCTGCTGGACCGATTGGGCGTGGCACGGGCGCATGTCGTCGGACTGTCCCTCGGCGGCATGGTCGGTATGTGGCTCGCCGAGCATGCGCCGGATCGGGTGGACGGCCTCACCCTGTGCTGCACCTCGGCCGAACTCGGGCCGCCCAGCGGCTGGGCGGCCCGGGCACGGATTGTCAGAGCCGAAGGGACACAGGCGATCGCAGCGGCCGCGGTACAGCGCTGGTTCACCCCGCAGTGGCGCGCCGCCGATCCCGAGCGGACCCGCGCGTACCAACGAATGATCGCGGCGACCCCGGCCGAAGGCTACGCCTCGTGCTGTGCCGCAATCGAAACGATGGACATCGCCGCCGGGCTGTCACGAATCACCGCACCAACCCTGGTGATCGCCGGAGCCGACGATCCGGCGATACCGCCGTCACACGGTGCCGACATCGCCGCCGAGATACCCGGGTCCCGGCTCGAAATCATTTCTCCGGGAGCCCATCTCGCCAGCGCCGAACAGCCCGACCTCGTCAACGAGCTGATTCTCCAACACCTGAAGGACAATTCATGA
- the pcaC gene encoding 4-carboxymuconolactone decarboxylase has product MNERVEQGMAVRREVLGDAHVDRAIARTTEFTRPFQDYITESVWGSIWTREGLDRRTRRCITLAVLTALGRHEEIAMHIRAALADGITATEIGEVLLHTGAYAGVPAANSAFAIGQQVLTELGDEAAAAG; this is encoded by the coding sequence ATGAACGAGCGAGTCGAGCAGGGCATGGCGGTCCGGCGCGAAGTCCTCGGCGACGCACACGTAGACCGCGCCATCGCCCGCACGACCGAATTCACCCGCCCCTTCCAGGATTACATCACCGAGTCCGTGTGGGGCTCGATCTGGACCCGCGAGGGCTTGGACCGCCGTACCCGCCGCTGCATCACCCTCGCCGTACTCACCGCTCTCGGACGGCACGAGGAGATCGCGATGCATATCCGCGCCGCGCTCGCCGACGGGATCACCGCCACCGAAATCGGCGAAGTGCTACTGCATACCGGCGCTTACGCGGGTGTGCCCGCAGCGAATTCCGCTTTCGCCATCGGTCAGCAGGTACTGACGGAGCTGGGTGACGAAGCCGCGGCAGCGGGCTAG